The region TATTATTATACGCTTCTAACATAGAACTTTGTGAAATTTCTAAATCTTTATCTTCTTTTACGTCCCACTTATCAAATTTCAAAATATGTTTTTTCAAAGCTTCATTACCATCTTCTATAATTTCATCAATAATAGAAGTAACCACTTTAGAAACGCCTTTGATATCTGTTTTAGCCCTAGCTAAGATATTTGCAAATTCTTCTTTAAAGTTTGCATCCTTAGTATTTATAATTTTCAATTTATTTCCTTAATTTAGAAAAGATTTCAGAAGCAATATCTTTGGGCTCTTTTCTTTCAACATTTATAATAAGATCAGCTACTTTTCTATAAGCATCAACACGAGAATTAAAAAGTTTTTTTGCTTCTTCTAAGTTCTGTAATAAAGGTCTTTTTTCTAGTTTTTTTTGTGCATTGGAGGAGCTGTTAATTCTGTATAATATTTCATCAAAAGAAGATTCCAAATAAACAACTGTGCCTATTTCTTTAAGCTGTTCTTGTTTATAAAAACCTCCACCCGTTGAAATAACAGTATTATTAATACTCTTAATTAACCACGAAGCACAGTCTTTTTCAAGTGCTCGGAAATGCGCTTCACCCTTACTTTCAAAAATGTCTTTTATTTTTGTTTTCGTAAGGCTTTCGATAACATCGTCAGTATCAATACAAAAGCTTCCATTTAATGCATATATTGCACGTGCAACAGTACCTTTACCAACACCCATAAAACCAATTAATATTATATTATTTTTATCCATAAGCGTGATTATATCTAAACATAGGTAAATTTACTGTCATAGGCTGTATATAAATACAATGAGTTTTACTTATTTTTGGCTG is a window of Campylobacteraceae bacterium DNA encoding:
- a CDS encoding shikimate kinase, translating into MDKNNIILIGFMGVGKGTVARAIYALNGSFCIDTDDVIESLTKTKIKDIFESKGEAHFRALEKDCASWLIKSINNTVISTGGGFYKQEQLKEIGTVVYLESSFDEILYRINSSSNAQKKLEKRPLLQNLEEAKKLFNSRVDAYRKVADLIINVERKEPKDIASEIFSKLRK